A segment of the Pseudomonas versuta genome:
GTTTTGCGCGCATTTTGCGCCAGTTTTGCGCAGGCCAGAAACGAGAAAGGGGATCAAGCACCTAAGTACTTGATCCCCTTACAGAATATGGTCGGGACGGAGTGATTCGAACACTCGACCCCTAGCACCCCATGCTAGTGCGCTACCGGACTGCGCTACGCCCCGACTAGGCGTTACAACTTGATGGAACGTCGAGAAATATACCTTAACCTTTTGAAATACGAAAGTATTTTAAGGCCAGAATTATTTACGAAGTACCAGCAAAACATCCTCCAGCTCGGAGATCGTCTGGCGGATCAATTGTTTGTATTGCGTGGTGTCATCTTTGGCTTCATCGCCGGAAAGACGCAAGCGCGCTCCGCCGATCGTGAAACCTTGATCGTAAAGCAATGCACGAATTTGCCGGATCATCAGCACATCCTGGCGCTGATAATACCGGCGGTTTCCGCGACGTTTTACGGGATTAAGCTGAGGAAACTCTTGCTCCCAATAACGAAGCACGTGCGGTTTTACCGCACAGAGCTCGCTGACTTCGCCAATGGCGAAGTAGCGTTTGCCCGGAATCGGCGGGAGCTCGTCGTTATGACTTGGTTCCAGCATAAGCCTCTACTCGGGCCTTCAACTTCTGCCCTGGACGAAAGGTGACCACACGGCGAGCCGTGATCGGGATTTCCTCTCCCGTTTTCGGATTGCGGCCAGGCCGCTGTCGCTTGTCACGCAAATCAAAATTTCCGAAACCGGACAGTTTGACTTGTTCATTGTCTTCAAGAGCGTGCCTGATTTCTTCGAAAAACAGCTCGACCAATTCTTTGGCTTCACGTTTATTCAGGCCCAGCTCTTCATAAAGACGTTCCGCCATTTCAGCTTTCGTCAGAGCCCCCATACGTCACTTCCTTAACGTGGCGTTCAACCTTTTTTCGAGCGAGGTGAGGATGTTTTGTGTCGTGGTATTCACCTCATCGTCATTAAGAGTGCGCGATGGATGCTGCCAGGTCAAGCCAACTGCAAGGCTTTTTCTATGCGGATCAATGCCTTTACCCTGGTAAACGTCAAATAACCTTAGGTCTGTGAGCCATTCGCCTGCATTTTCACGTATTACTTCCAGTACCGCACTGGCTGCTACATCACGATCAGCCAACAGCGCCAGGTCACGACGCACTTCAGGAAAGCGCGACAACTCCTGGAATTTAGGCATTTTTCCCAATGCGACTTCTGCAAGAACCAGCTCAAAAACAAATACTGGACGGTCAAGGCCAAGATTTTTTGACAGTTCAGGATGGATCGCACCGACATAGCCGACTTCGCGACCATCACGTTCGATACGTGCGGTTTGACCCGGGTGCAACGCAGGGTGTTTCCCCGGCACAAAGGTAAAGGAATCCAGAGCACCAGCGAAACCTAGCACGGCTTCTACATCGGCTTTGACATCAAAGAAGTCAACGACGTCGCGCCCTTGTGCCCAACCCTCTGGAAGACGACTGCCACAAACCACACCCGCTAGCATTGGTTCTTGCTTTAGACCTTCCAACTGACCGACAAAACGCAGGCCACTTTCAAACAAGCGGACGCGATCTTGCTGACGATTCAAGTTGTGCTGCAACGACTTGACCAGACCTGGCCACAAGGAAGCACGCATCGCGGCCATATCGTTCGAAATGGGGTTAGCCAACAACAGAGGCTCGACGCCCGGGCTGAACAGTTCGAACTGTTTCGGATCAATAAAGCTATAAGTAATAGCTTCCTGGTAGCCGCGAGCTACCAACAAACGACGCAATTCCGGCAGATCACTGCGTGCTTCAGCCTTGGCCTGAGGAGCCAAGCGGGCTTGCGGATAGCGGACTGGCAAACGGTTATAGCCGTAAAGACGAGCCAACTCTTCGATCAAATCAACTTCAAGGCTGATATCGAAACGATGACTAGGCACTTCTACACGCCACTGCCCGGCACCGTCAGTTGATATGGCCAGACCCAACGCGCTGAGCAGACGCTCGATTTCAGCTGAATCCATTTCCATGCCCAGCATCTGGCTGATACGCGCAGCACGCAAGGTGATCGGTGCGATCGAAGGCAGATACTGCTCGTTGACCGTCTCAATAACCGGACCGGCTTCGCCGCCAGTGATTTCCAGCAGCAAGCCTGTAGCACGCTCCATGGCTTCACGGGCCAGCTTCCAGTCCACACCACGCTCATAACGATGCGAAGCATCAGTGTGCAGGCCATAAGAGCGGGCCTTGCCGGCCACTGCAATTTGGTCGAAGAAAGCACTTTCGAGGAACACATCACGGGTCGAAGCAGAAACGCCACTGTGCTCGCCCCCCATCACACCAGCAATGGCCAGCGCACGGGTATGGTCAGCAATCACAAGCGTATCGCTACGCAAAGTAACTTCCTGCCCATCCAGCAATACCAGCTTCTCGCCTTCTTCAGCCATGCGCACACGGATACCACCATTGATCTCGGCGAGATCAAAAGCGTGCAACGGTTGGCCCAGCTCAAGCATCACGTAGTTAGTGATGTCGACTGCCGCATCAATGCTGCGCACATCCGCGCGCCGCAGACGCTCAACCATCCACAGTGGCGTTGGCTTTGACAGGTCAACATTGCGGATGACACGCCCCAAGTAGCGTGGGCAAGCTGCAGGTGCAAGCACTTCAACCGGACGTACTTCGTCGTGCACTGCAGGGACAGTCGCCACTGATGGACGTGCGACCGGGGCCGCATACAATGCCCCTACTTCACGAGCCAAGCCAGCCAGAGACAGGCAGTCACCACGGTTAGGGGTAAGGTCGACTTCAATGCTGGCATCTTCGAGGTCCAGATATACGCGAATGTCTTCGCCTACCGGCGCATCTGCCGGCAGTTCCATCAAGCCATCATTGCCTTCGCCCACTTGCAGCTCTGCTTGCGAGCAGAGCATGCCGTTGGACTCAACGCCACGCAGCTTGGCTTTTTTGATTTTGAAATCGCCGGGCAGCTCTGCCCCGATCATGGCGAACGGGATCTTCAGGCCCGGGCGCACATTGGGCGCACCGCAAACTACCTGAAAAGTCTCTGTACCATTGCTGACTTGGCAAACACGCAGCTTATCGGCATCCGGGTGCTGCTCTGTGCTGAGCACTTCACCAACTACAACGCCACTGAATACACCGGCGGCCGGGGTAACACTATCGACCTCAAGACCGGCCATCGACAGACGAGCAACCAGCTCATCGCGACCTACCTGCGGGTTTACCCAACCACGCAGCCATTGTTCACTGAATTTCATCCTGCTCTCCTAAGAATTCGTTACGACTAGCGAAATTGCGCGAGGAACCGCAAGTCGTTGTCGAAGAACAGACGTAAGTCGTTCACGCCGTAACGCAGCATGGCCAGACGCTCAACGCCCATGCCGAAGGCAAAGCCCGAGAACTCTTCCGGGTCAATCCCGGACATACGCAGCACGTTCGGATGAACCATGCCGCAGCCCATGACTTCCAGCCAGCCTGTCTGTTTGCAGACGCGACAGCCTTTACCGCTGCACATCACACATTCCATATCCACTTCAGCGGATGGCTCAGTAAACGGGAAGTACGACGGACGGAAACGCACGGCAAGTTCTTTTTCGAAGAACACCCGCAGGAACTCTTCAATAGTTCCTTTAAGGTCCGCGAAGTTGATATCGCGATCGACCAACAGGCCTTCTACCTGGTGGAACATCGGCGAATGGGTGATATCGGAGTCGCTACGGTATACACGTCCTGGACAGACAATGCGGATCGGCGGCTGCTGCGATTCCATGGTGCGGACCTGTACCGGAGAGGTATGGGTGCGCAACAGCATATTCGCATTGAAATAGAAGGTGTCATGCATCGAACGGGCCGGGTGATGGCCAGGGATGTTGAGCGCCTCGAAATTGTGATAGTCGTCTTCGACCTCTGGACCTTCGGCAATGCCGTAGCCAATGTGGGTGAAGAACTGCTCGATACGCTCCAGAGTCCGAGTAACCGGATGCAGACCGCCTGAGGTCTGGCCACGGCCAGGCAGGGTCACATCAATTGACTCGGCAGACAGTTTGGCGGCCAGTTCGGCCTCTTCAAACAGTGCCTTGCGAGTATTGAGAACCTCTGTGACACGCTCCTTGGCAACGTTGATCAGAGCACCGACCTGCGGACGCTCTTCAGCCGGCAAATTCCCCAGGGTCTTCATCACCTGAGTCAATTCACCTTTTTTACCAAGGTATTGAACCCGGATTTGCTCCAGGGCATTGATATCTTCAGCGCTTTGCACAGCCTCTAGTGCTTGAGAGACCAGCGCATCCAGGTTTTCCATGTACAGACTCCAGATACAAAATAGGGGAAGAGCTTGAAGGCTCTTCCCCTATTTAAGACGTTTAGCACCAGAGCTCACACAGGTAAGCTCTGGTAACTGTCGGGGGTACTTAAGCCAAGGTGGCTTTAGCTTTCTCGACAATCGCAGCAAACGCCGCTTTTTCGTTCACTGCCAGATCAGACAGAACCTTACGGTCGATCTCGATGGAAGCTTTTTTCAGGCCGGCGATGAAACGGCTGTAGGACAGACCGTTGATACGAGCACCAGCGTTGATACGAGCGATCCACAGAGCGCGGAACTGACGTTTTTTCTGACGACGGTCACGGTAGGCGTATTGGCCTGCCTTGATTACCGCTTGCTTGGCAACACGGAATACGCGTGAGCGTGCGCCGTAGTAGCCTTTAGCCAGTTTCAGAATTTTTTTGTGACGTTTACGGGCGACAACGCCACGCTTTACACGAGCCATGAGTTACTTCCTCTATTCTTGACCGAAATTAGCAAAGGCGCAGCATGCGCTTCACTTTTGCCACGTCAGACGGATGCAGCAAGCTGCTACCGCGCAATTGACGCTTACGCTTAGTCGACATTTTGGTCAGGATGTGGCTCTTGAAAGCGTGCTTGTGCTTGATGCCGTTAGCAGTTTTCAGAAACCGCTTAGCAGCACCACTCTTAGTTTTCATCTTTGGCATGTTCGGTACTCCGCATTCAGTTGATAAACATAATCAAAAGGCCTGCCGTGCCCTAGTGATTACTTCTTCTTTTTCGGGGCGATGACCATAATCAGCTGGCGTCCTTCCATCTTAGGATGCTGTTCGACGGTCCCGTATTCAAGCAGGTCACCTTCAACCCGCTTCAACAGTTCCATACCCAGCTCCTGGTGGGCCATCTCACGACCACGGAATCTTAACGACACCTTGGCCCTGTCCCCATCACTCAGGAAACGTACCAGGTTGCGCAGTTTTACCTGGTAATCCCCTTCCTCCGTCCCTGGACGAAACTTGATT
Coding sequences within it:
- the ihfA gene encoding integration host factor subunit alpha, which gives rise to MGALTKAEMAERLYEELGLNKREAKELVELFFEEIRHALEDNEQVKLSGFGNFDLRDKRQRPGRNPKTGEEIPITARRVVTFRPGQKLKARVEAYAGTKS
- the pheS gene encoding phenylalanine--tRNA ligase subunit alpha, with the protein product MENLDALVSQALEAVQSAEDINALEQIRVQYLGKKGELTQVMKTLGNLPAEERPQVGALINVAKERVTEVLNTRKALFEEAELAAKLSAESIDVTLPGRGQTSGGLHPVTRTLERIEQFFTHIGYGIAEGPEVEDDYHNFEALNIPGHHPARSMHDTFYFNANMLLRTHTSPVQVRTMESQQPPIRIVCPGRVYRSDSDITHSPMFHQVEGLLVDRDINFADLKGTIEEFLRVFFEKELAVRFRPSYFPFTEPSAEVDMECVMCSGKGCRVCKQTGWLEVMGCGMVHPNVLRMSGIDPEEFSGFAFGMGVERLAMLRYGVNDLRLFFDNDLRFLAQFR
- the rpmI gene encoding 50S ribosomal protein L35, with translation MPKMKTKSGAAKRFLKTANGIKHKHAFKSHILTKMSTKRKRQLRGSSLLHPSDVAKVKRMLRLC
- the pheT gene encoding phenylalanine--tRNA ligase subunit beta, which translates into the protein MKFSEQWLRGWVNPQVGRDELVARLSMAGLEVDSVTPAAGVFSGVVVGEVLSTEQHPDADKLRVCQVSNGTETFQVVCGAPNVRPGLKIPFAMIGAELPGDFKIKKAKLRGVESNGMLCSQAELQVGEGNDGLMELPADAPVGEDIRVYLDLEDASIEVDLTPNRGDCLSLAGLAREVGALYAAPVARPSVATVPAVHDEVRPVEVLAPAACPRYLGRVIRNVDLSKPTPLWMVERLRRADVRSIDAAVDITNYVMLELGQPLHAFDLAEINGGIRVRMAEEGEKLVLLDGQEVTLRSDTLVIADHTRALAIAGVMGGEHSGVSASTRDVFLESAFFDQIAVAGKARSYGLHTDASHRYERGVDWKLAREAMERATGLLLEITGGEAGPVIETVNEQYLPSIAPITLRAARISQMLGMEMDSAEIERLLSALGLAISTDGAGQWRVEVPSHRFDISLEVDLIEELARLYGYNRLPVRYPQARLAPQAKAEARSDLPELRRLLVARGYQEAITYSFIDPKQFELFSPGVEPLLLANPISNDMAAMRASLWPGLVKSLQHNLNRQQDRVRLFESGLRFVGQLEGLKQEPMLAGVVCGSRLPEGWAQGRDVVDFFDVKADVEAVLGFAGALDSFTFVPGKHPALHPGQTARIERDGREVGYVGAIHPELSKNLGLDRPVFVFELVLAEVALGKMPKFQELSRFPEVRRDLALLADRDVAASAVLEVIRENAGEWLTDLRLFDVYQGKGIDPHRKSLAVGLTWQHPSRTLNDDEVNTTTQNILTSLEKRLNATLRK
- a CDS encoding MerR family transcriptional regulator, which gives rise to MLEPSHNDELPPIPGKRYFAIGEVSELCAVKPHVLRYWEQEFPQLNPVKRRGNRRYYQRQDVLMIRQIRALLYDQGFTIGGARLRLSGDEAKDDTTQYKQLIRQTISELEDVLLVLRK
- the rplT gene encoding 50S ribosomal protein L20, producing MARVKRGVVARKRHKKILKLAKGYYGARSRVFRVAKQAVIKAGQYAYRDRRQKKRQFRALWIARINAGARINGLSYSRFIAGLKKASIEIDRKVLSDLAVNEKAAFAAIVEKAKATLA